The window ACGGGACGGAAAGACCCCATGCACCTTCACTACAATTTAACATTGACATTGGGTACAGGATGTGTAGGATAGGTGGGAGGCTTTGAAGCGGCGTCGCTAGGCGTCGTGGAGCCAACGTTGAAATACCACCCTTTCTGTATTCGGTGTCTAATCCCGCTCAGCGGGAGACATTGTTTGATGGGTAGTTTGACTGGGGTGGTCGCCTCCAAAAAGGTAACGGAGGCTTTCAAAGGTAAGCTCAATACGCTTGGTAACCGTATGAGGAGTGCAATAGCATAAGCTTGCTTGACTGTGAGACATACAGGTCGATCAGGGTCGAAAGACGGATATAGTGATCCGGTGGTTCTGCATGGAAGGGCCATCGCTCAAAGGATAAAAGGTACGCTGGGGATAACAGGCTGATCTCCCCCAAGAGCTCATATCGACGGGAGGTTTGGCACCTCGATGTCGGCTCGTCACATCCTGGGGCTGGAGAAGGTCCCAAGGGTTCGGCTGTTCGCCGATTAAAGTGGCACGCGAGCTGGGTTCAGAACGTCGCGAGACAGTTCGGTCCCTATCTGTTGTGGGCGTAGGAATTTTGAGTGGGGCTGACCTTAGTACGAGAGGACCGGGTTGGACTAGCCTCTAGTGAATCTGTTGTTCCGCCAGGGGCATTGCAGAGTAGCTACGCTGGGAATAGATAAGCGCTGAAAGCATCTAAGTGCGAAACTAGCCACGAGATGAGAATTCCATATAGGACCGTAGCAGACTACTACGTTGATAGGCTACAGATGTAAAGCTGGTGACAGCACAGTCGAGTAGTACTAATCATCCGAAGCTTTCAAAGCAAACAGACTGTTGTTTGTTCTTCAAACTAACTTCTTTCAATAATATGTCATTTAAGCTCGAGATAGCTTATCTAAAGAAATTTAGGTGCCTATATCGGTGGTGTCCACCTCTTCCCATTCCGAACAGAGAAGTTAAGCCCACCAGAGCCGATGGTACTGCGGTAACACGTGGGAGAGTAGGTCGGTGCCAAATCTTATAAGAAACCCTTTAACAAAACTGTTAAAGGGTTTTCTTCGTTTTATAGAAGACCATGAGTTTGTTTGGTCTGTTAAATTGAAATTTTGAAATCGATATAATTAAGGTTTAAGGCAAAGGGCTTAAGGTTTAGGGAAAATACCCTCCACTTTTATAGCTTCCACCTTCTACCTCAATAAAATATTTAGGTGCCTATATCGGTGGTGTCCACCTCTTCCCATTCCGAACAGAGAAGTTAAGCCCACCAGAGCCGATGGTACTGCGGTAACACGTGGGAGAGTAGGTCGGTGCCAAATCTTAAAAGAAACCCTTTAACAGCAATGTTAAAGGGTTTTCTTTTTTTATAGGCTTTTCTATTTTTATGCCACTTGTACAGAAAGCTTAAAGGCCAAAGCATAAAATCGGTTTTCCTTCAAGCTTTTTGAATCATTAAGGAGTAAGCAAGTTAAGGTTGTTTTAGGATGGTAAGATTTATAAAGCCATTCTTAATGGCCTTAAGTTCTTCATGATAAAAAAATGTGAGCATGATACATTCTTAGATTAACAGTAGGTATCCTGCTCCTGTTAAAAAATGTAAAATCTTTTAACCTCAAGGCAATAAAACCGTATTATTGTAATATTACGTAGATATTGCTATCATGAATTTGAACCTGAAGAAACTGGCTTTCCTTGCTTTTTTATGCGGTGTTAACTTTGCTGTTTTTGCACAGAATAAAAATGTACAACTTCCTGCCAATTGGTTTAATCTCGATTTAACCGAAAATGGTTATTTCGGTATCAGTACAGAAAAGGCTTACCGCGATTTATTAAAGGATAAAAAGCCCAAACAAGAGATTGTAGTGGCCGTAATTGATGGCGGTATAGATACCGACCACCCCGACTTAAAAAATGTACTTTGGACCAATAAAAAGGAAATTCCAGGCAATGGGATTGACGATGATGGTAACGGATATATCGATGATATTCATGGCTGGAATTTTATTGGCTCAAAGAAAGGAAACCTTGAATTTGATAACCTCGAACTGGTACGGTTATTACGTATTTATACACCAAAATATCAGTCTACAACGAATTTAACACCTTTAGATAGTGCACAAAAGGAAGAGTTTAGGCTATACAAGAAAATGGTAGGAGATTTCGGTAAGAAATATGAGGATGCCAGCAATACATTCTCTGTGCTGATTGCCATTAATAAGGTTTTAGATTCTGTTGCAAAGATCAATAAAAAGGAAATTCCAACCTTAGTCGATATTGACCAATATAAAGCTGACGATGAAACGGAAGAACAGGTAAAAACGATTATCAGAAAGGGCGCCAAAGAAGATGGCGGTTTCGAGAAGTTTTATAAAAGTATCAAAGATGGCTACAAACAGTACGATGCCATGCTTAAATACAATTTAAATCCTAAATACGATGTACGGGCTGAGCTGGTTGGAGATGATTACAGCGATGCAAATCAACGTAATTACGGAAATAACGACGTAAAAGGACCCGATGCTTTTCATGGTACTCACGTAGCAGGGATTATTGGTGCCGATCGCATCAATTCAATAGGTATTTTAGGAGTGGCGAATAGCGTAAAGATTATGGCCATCCGAGTAGTGCCCACAGGCGATGAACGCGATAAGGATGTGGCGAACGGCATCCGTTATGCAGTAGATAATGGAGCCAGGGTTATTAACATGAGCTTTGGTAAAAGTTATAAGTGGGATAAAAAAGCAGTAGATGAGGCGGTAAAATATGCCGAAGCCAAAGGTGTACTATTAGTGCATGCAGCAGGAAACGATAATCAGGATAATGATTTGGAAGAGAACTATCCAAATAAATTTTTTGATAGCAAGGAAGCTGAAACCTATAAGCAGGCGCATAAAAAAGCCGTTAAACCAGATTTTACACCACCAAAACCTAATGCACAGTATGGCGGAATGGGTATGAGGTCCCCTTATGACAGAACATCTGTTTTAAAGCCAATTCCGGTCGATACAGCTAAATTTAGACTCCCACACGCAAGCAATTGGATTGAGGTAGGTGCAAGTGCCTATAAGGACGATGATAACCTTAAAGCTGATTTTTCGAACTATGGAAAATACAATGTGGATGTGTTTGCTCCGGGCTTTCTGATCAGATCAACCGTTCCCGACAATAAATATGAAGAAGCTGATGGAACGAGTATGGCTTCGCCGGTTGTTGCAGGCCTTGCAGGCTTAATTTTAAGCTATTATCCCGAACTAAAACCCGCCCAGGTACGGGAAATAATTATGAAATCGGTATCGAAGGTTGCGCATAAAATTAAGTACAAAAACGAAAAGGGCGACAATGTTCGCGTTCTCTTTAGCGAGATCTGTGTAAGCGGAGGCATTGTTAATGCATATAATGCCTTAAAACTGGCCGAAAGCTACAAGTAATTAATGAACCTGCTTAGCCACGCTTATAAGTGGTTTAACAAATTGCTGAATGGTACCGAATGGATATTGTTTGGCTTTTAAATGAGCTATAAAGTTATCCGTACGGGCAATCATTTTTGTGCCGGTGTTTTTGCGTACATAAGCCGGAAAACCAAAACGTTCAAAATCATTAAGATCGGTAAATTCCCAGGGGTGAAAATAGATGTTCAGATACTTATCTTTTTTATAAGCCCATTTTGTCAATGTTTTATAAATGCCCAGTGGAAGGTTGTGAAAGGATAACCAGAACAAAGGAAATCTAAACCACGGACTTACCGAAGCCGGAAGCTGCAATACATTGTTTTGCATAAAGTAGGTTCGCGAAACGTGGAAATTATTGTAACGACCCGGTAAATAGGTTGGATTAATAGAAGAGTTATAGGCATAGCCGGCCTTTTCTACTTCACGTTCATCAACCGGCATCATCCGCGCCATGCGGTAGCCGGTAATTTCCTGTCCCGAAAGTTCTTCTAGTTTTTGTTTCGACTGCAATAAATGCTCTGGTTTAAAATCAGAGTGGTAATAACCATGCGAAGCCAGTTCATGGCCAGTATCAATAATCCTTTTGATCAGATCAGGAATGTTTTCGGCAAAAGTAACCGTACAGAAAAAGGTTGCTTTTACCTGATGTTTATCCAGAATATCCAGAATAGCAATGGTACCCTCCCTCGAAATTGAAATCTGATCTTCAAAGGAAATCGTTTTTCCATACTCAAAAGGCATATCGAACTCTTCGATATCGAAACTTAACAGAACCATTTATTACTGCTTGATATTAGTTGAACGGATAATGTAATTGGGACGGTTTTTAGCTTGCATAAACATCTTACCCACATATATGCCTATAATGCCTAAAATAATGAGCTGCAGCCCACCAAAAAATACAATAGTCATGATTACCGATGCCCAGCCAGAAACTTCGACATGGTTAACGAATGCATAAATGATATATGGGATATACAATACAGATGCAAACGACAATATAAAACCCAGATAAACTGCCGTATAGAGCGGTTTGATACTAAAAGAAGTAACACCATGCAAAGCCAGCCTCAACATCTTTTTCAGCGTATATTTACTTTTACCCGAAAAACGTGCTGCAGGATTGTATTTAATGGCAAACTGTTTAAAGCCAAGCCATTTTACCAGTCCGCGGAGAAAAGGCTCATTTTCGTGGAAATTACGAAAAACGTTCACAACACGCTGATCGAGCAGGCGGAAATCGGCCGCTCCGGGCTCCAAATCAATATCAGAAAGCCAGTTTAATATTTTATAGAACAGGCTTGAAGAGCTTCTTTTGCCTTTCGACAAGTTTTTATCGTCTTCGCGGATGGTATAAACCACTTCATAACCTGCTTCCCATTTTGCAATCATATCCGGAATCAGCTCCGGTGGGTGCTGCATATCACAATCCATTGAGATTACGCAGTCTCCGAAAGCATGATCCATACCCGCTTTAACGGCCAGCTGATGACCAAAGTTTTTAGAAAATTCGAGAAAGTATATATTCCCGGCTGTAGTAGCATACTCTTTTATTTTTTCGAGTGTATGGTCGGAACTGCCATCATCAACCAGGATAATTTCGTAATTGTAACTAAGCGTAGCAAAAACCTTTTTAATACTTTCGGCTATTACAAAAATATTATCGGCCTCGTTGTAAGCAGGGATGACTATAGAAACTAATTTCTTCATTTATCGGTAATCAGATAAGACTCAAAATCTTCTTTCATCATTTGGTAAACAATAGTAAACCAAATAATCACGCAAGGTAGGGCTTTAAGCGAATATAGACGAATAAATTCTTTAACTGCCTTCGGGAAAATGTCGGTAGGCGACAAGCTGGTGAGTATAAAAGCAAAAACAAAAAGTGCAATTATCCAGCCTTTTTTCTCTTTTTGAGTGGTAAACCAAATGGCTACGCCAGCAAAAGCAATAACGTAAGTAGGCGATTCTGATCCGCTGCTGAAAATTACCGTAAAAATTAATGTAGAAGCCAGCAACATTAATCTGAAACCAATATGTTTAAACTGCGCAGTTCTCAAATAAGGTAAGCCAAACAAGATTAATCCACCCAATAAAAAGGGCATATTGGGAATGCTAACATCGCCGGTTATTCTCCGCGCCATTCCCATCAAAGAAATATCCTGAAAGGAAGTTAACGAAGCATTTAAGTCATTTTTATGGGCAAGAGAATTGTACCAGTCGCTGTACGATTGTATAATGAATGCTGGCGACGAAATGAGCATAGGCAATGCAAACAGCAAAGCAAATGCAGCCAAACCAGCGGCAATAAATTTCAACTTGTTTTTGGTGAAAAAGAAAAAAGCAAGGCCTACAATGCCGTACAGCTTAACCAAAGTGCCTAAAGCAATAAAAAAAGCCGAATGTATCTCTTTCTTTTTAACCAGGTAGGAGAAACTAAGTAATATAATTCCTGTTAAGGCAATATTAAACTGGAAACTAAATAGGGCCGTAAGGGTTTCGTGGGCACAGATCCAGGCAATAACTGATCTTTTTTTAAGGCTGATGGGAAGGCTGTAAATACCCAAAAGTAACACCGCTACGTTGGCAATATTCCATAATACTGCGCCAAGGCCATCGGGTAATAACGCAAAGGGCGCAATCAGTATCGAAAATACAGGGCCATAGTGGTTACTGTCTGCATATTCGGGATAATTGAGGTATAAATCTTGTAAACTGGTTGTATGCCAGTAAACGTATTTAAAAATAAGGTAATTGTTATAGGCGTGATGGTGGTATTGTTTATAGCCTGCTATTATAGCCAGTATAAGGTATATGGCAATTATACATTCCTTTTTTAAAAGAAATAAGATGAGTTTTCGACGTTTAACGTTTTTATCCGGAATCATTGTTTTGGCAGTGCAATATAACTATTTTAACAGTTCCGGTAATAACATATTCTATTTATGGTTGGCATTACTCCGTAAATCCATATTTCGACGATAGCCTGATGAAATCATATTCTATGCGATTTAACGCCAATTTAATTTGCAATTAATAAGGTCACTTTACTTTTGGCCTATAAATATTTGGTTCATATTTATAAGGTTTAGTTAGTTGATTATTAAAGGCCATGAAGTATGTGTCATGGCCTTTGCAATAATATTATGGTTTAAATTTAATAACCGTAAACGAATAAGCCGGTATCTCGACTGGCTGACCCGAGGTAAGCATGATGTTGGTCTTTAGTGGCAGTACTTTCTTGTCGGCAGGGTTCCCCGATAGTACTGTCTTTATTGCATTAAAACTATGCTGTTTCAAATTTAAATCCAATGTAGTATTTACCGACACAGGAAGCAGGTTAACCAGTTTAATGGTAATCTCGCCAGTTGCGGAGTCTTTTACCATTGAGCATGCCATTCTTTTTTTTACGGCTTCCTGGTTTACCGAAAGCGCAACGGTAGATGGGAAATAAATATCGCCACCATTTTGGCCGTATAACTGCTGTACGTAATAGCCAGTGGTAGGCTTAACTTCGGTGTTGTTAAAATAAATTAAATCGGGGTTCCATTGTGTGTGGCCCTCTTTCGCAATCAATGGCGCGTAAGATGCCATACTCACTACATCCCCATTGCGCTCGAGCGAGGTTAGGTATAAAGCTTCGGATAATGAGGTTTCCAGATTGGTTTTATTACCTCCAGGTAAACTTGCTGCATATTCGCCCAGATAAACTTTTGATTTGGAACGGTCGTAATTGTCATAAAAGTCCTGATTATTAATAAACCAGCCAGGCGATTGATAATAGTGTTCATCAATAACCGGAACGTTCAGCTCTGAGGCAATCTGCCAGCCTGCATCGTAATCCGTGCCTTCAAAAAATGGTCCGGCAGTACCAATAATTACAATTTCGGGATGAATCTTCTTCAATGCTTTGTAAATCATAGTAAAGCGCTCGGCAAATACTTCAGTTATCTGGTCTTCGTTACCAATGCCAATATATTTTAAGTTAAAAGGTTTTGGATGACCGGCCTCAGCCCGTTTTTTGCCCCATTTAGTTTTAACATCACCATTGGCATATTCAACCAGGTCTGCAATGTCCTGAATATAGGCATCCATTTCGCTCATTGGGATACCGCCTTGTTGCCCGCCACCACCTGTTGATGAATTTTGGCAAGGTACGCCGGCAGCAATAACCGGAACAGGAGCAGCACCAATGTCTTCACAAAACTGAAAATACTCCAAATAACCAAGCCCCATAGTTTGGTGGTAACCCCAAAGGTTACGGTCGGGTTTGCGTGATTCGAGCGGGCCAATAGTGTTTTTCCAATTATAAATATTAGCAATGCCATCGCCGTGAGCTAAACAACCGCCAGGAAAACGAACAAAACGTGGTCTGATGGCTGCAATTGTTTCGGCCAGATCGGCTCTTAAGCCATTGTTACGGTTTTTAAAAGTATTTTGTGGGAATAAAGAAACCATATCTACTGCAAAACGCCCTGCAGTTTCGAGTATGAGCTCTAGCCTGGCATCTGCAACATCTGCAGACGATACCAGTGTTACAGCTTGTTTTTGCCAGTTTGCCTGACCAATTTTTAATGTAGTTTGCGCAATTAAACCAGCTTTAGCACTTGTAAGCTTTACTATTAGATTTAACCTTTCCTTGCCTGCCAGTTTTGTAAAGACCGAAAAAAGATAGGTTGCGCCTTTTTTCAAGGTAATGCCATCAAAACCACTATTGCTTAAAGTAGCGCCTGTACTTAAAGCATTTACCATTGCATAATGCGGGTTATTGGGGTGTATTGGTGCAACAGAATCAAT is drawn from Pedobacter sp. HDW13 and contains these coding sequences:
- a CDS encoding S8 family peptidase — protein: MNLNLKKLAFLAFLCGVNFAVFAQNKNVQLPANWFNLDLTENGYFGISTEKAYRDLLKDKKPKQEIVVAVIDGGIDTDHPDLKNVLWTNKKEIPGNGIDDDGNGYIDDIHGWNFIGSKKGNLEFDNLELVRLLRIYTPKYQSTTNLTPLDSAQKEEFRLYKKMVGDFGKKYEDASNTFSVLIAINKVLDSVAKINKKEIPTLVDIDQYKADDETEEQVKTIIRKGAKEDGGFEKFYKSIKDGYKQYDAMLKYNLNPKYDVRAELVGDDYSDANQRNYGNNDVKGPDAFHGTHVAGIIGADRINSIGILGVANSVKIMAIRVVPTGDERDKDVANGIRYAVDNGARVINMSFGKSYKWDKKAVDEAVKYAEAKGVLLVHAAGNDNQDNDLEENYPNKFFDSKEAETYKQAHKKAVKPDFTPPKPNAQYGGMGMRSPYDRTSVLKPIPVDTAKFRLPHASNWIEVGASAYKDDDNLKADFSNYGKYNVDVFAPGFLIRSTVPDNKYEEADGTSMASPVVAGLAGLILSYYPELKPAQVREIIMKSVSKVAHKIKYKNEKGDNVRVLFSEICVSGGIVNAYNALKLAESYK
- a CDS encoding polysaccharide deacetylase family protein; translated protein: MVLLSFDIEEFDMPFEYGKTISFEDQISISREGTIAILDILDKHQVKATFFCTVTFAENIPDLIKRIIDTGHELASHGYYHSDFKPEHLLQSKQKLEELSGQEITGYRMARMMPVDEREVEKAGYAYNSSINPTYLPGRYNNFHVSRTYFMQNNVLQLPASVSPWFRFPLFWLSFHNLPLGIYKTLTKWAYKKDKYLNIYFHPWEFTDLNDFERFGFPAYVRKNTGTKMIARTDNFIAHLKAKQYPFGTIQQFVKPLISVAKQVH
- a CDS encoding glycosyltransferase family 2 protein: MKKLVSIVIPAYNEADNIFVIAESIKKVFATLSYNYEIILVDDGSSDHTLEKIKEYATTAGNIYFLEFSKNFGHQLAVKAGMDHAFGDCVISMDCDMQHPPELIPDMIAKWEAGYEVVYTIREDDKNLSKGKRSSSSLFYKILNWLSDIDLEPGAADFRLLDQRVVNVFRNFHENEPFLRGLVKWLGFKQFAIKYNPAARFSGKSKYTLKKMLRLALHGVTSFSIKPLYTAVYLGFILSFASVLYIPYIIYAFVNHVEVSGWASVIMTIVFFGGLQLIILGIIGIYVGKMFMQAKNRPNYIIRSTNIKQ
- a CDS encoding glycosyltransferase family 87 protein; protein product: MIPDKNVKRRKLILFLLKKECIIAIYLILAIIAGYKQYHHHAYNNYLIFKYVYWHTTSLQDLYLNYPEYADSNHYGPVFSILIAPFALLPDGLGAVLWNIANVAVLLLGIYSLPISLKKRSVIAWICAHETLTALFSFQFNIALTGIILLSFSYLVKKKEIHSAFFIALGTLVKLYGIVGLAFFFFTKNKLKFIAAGLAAFALLFALPMLISSPAFIIQSYSDWYNSLAHKNDLNASLTSFQDISLMGMARRITGDVSIPNMPFLLGGLILFGLPYLRTAQFKHIGFRLMLLASTLIFTVIFSSGSESPTYVIAFAGVAIWFTTQKEKKGWIIALFVFAFILTSLSPTDIFPKAVKEFIRLYSLKALPCVIIWFTIVYQMMKEDFESYLITDK
- a CDS encoding alpha-L-arabinofuranosidase C-terminal domain-containing protein — protein: MNKQLLSVTVLLLTVINTFAFKKNEPDSAYLFAYNANGLRFAWSLDKQHWTPVGNNYTFLKSDYGRWGTEKKMINPYLIQGKNKQWVCAWSLNNQTMQFATAQSANLISWKPQSYPYVTSGKNVLRPVISYNPGEDEYTLIYADAEGKYFEVKSKNLNHYSAAKPVNAAAYRNASTVIQMDGKLDGQMFHLPWTDILALKKAYELQDYKSKQNAEQSKDDAFRFSGLKDLTAKITFEPDKPKAISSMLTGIFFEDLNYAADGGLYAELIQNRDFEYNLRDKGFNDKNWNSTYAWAITGKGASMQIDSVAPIHPNNPHYAMVNALSTGATLSNSGFDGITLKKGATYLFSVFTKLAGKERLNLIVKLTSAKAGLIAQTTLKIGQANWQKQAVTLVSSADVADARLELILETAGRFAVDMVSLFPQNTFKNRNNGLRADLAETIAAIRPRFVRFPGGCLAHGDGIANIYNWKNTIGPLESRKPDRNLWGYHQTMGLGYLEYFQFCEDIGAAPVPVIAAGVPCQNSSTGGGGQQGGIPMSEMDAYIQDIADLVEYANGDVKTKWGKKRAEAGHPKPFNLKYIGIGNEDQITEVFAERFTMIYKALKKIHPEIVIIGTAGPFFEGTDYDAGWQIASELNVPVIDEHYYQSPGWFINNQDFYDNYDRSKSKVYLGEYAASLPGGNKTNLETSLSEALYLTSLERNGDVVSMASYAPLIAKEGHTQWNPDLIYFNNTEVKPTTGYYVQQLYGQNGGDIYFPSTVALSVNQEAVKKRMACSMVKDSATGEITIKLVNLLPVSVNTTLDLNLKQHSFNAIKTVLSGNPADKKVLPLKTNIMLTSGQPVEIPAYSFTVIKFKP